Proteins found in one Oribacterium sp. oral taxon 102 genomic segment:
- a CDS encoding MptD family putative ECF transporter S component: MSKRLEVKDLINIGLFSVLGFIFMMIGSFLAMVPVLMPVVPFAQGVLVGPVNMLYSTKIKKRGMIFIQSLLIALIYVAMGHGPWALLTAVIAGIIAEIILKSGEYTNVKKARLAFSITPLCTLGNWLPIFISRNEYIKQMLEQGYNQEFIDKMLSVMPNWIIVVMAIVGIIGAYIGCSIGMAFLKKHFKKAGMEK, translated from the coding sequence ATGAGCAAACGATTAGAGGTAAAGGATTTAATCAATATAGGATTATTTTCCGTATTAGGATTCATATTTATGATGATTGGATCATTTTTAGCAATGGTTCCGGTTTTAATGCCGGTTGTCCCATTTGCACAGGGAGTTTTGGTAGGACCTGTAAATATGCTATATTCTACCAAAATTAAAAAAAGAGGAATGATTTTTATTCAATCATTATTGATTGCATTGATATATGTTGCTATGGGACATGGACCTTGGGCATTATTAACTGCTGTTATTGCCGGTATTATTGCTGAAATAATTTTGAAATCAGGAGAATATACCAATGTAAAGAAAGCAAGATTAGCATTTTCAATTACTCCTCTTTGCACGTTAGGAAATTGGCTTCCAATTTTTATATCGAGAAATGAATATATTAAGCAAATGTTAGAACAAGGATACAATCAAGAGTTCATTGATAAGATGCTTAGTGTTATGCCGAATTGGATTATTGTTGTAATGGCAATAGTAGGAATTATCGGTGCATATATAGGTTGCAGCATTGGAATGGCATTTCTAAAAAAACACTTCAAAAAAGCCGGTATGGAAAAATAA
- a CDS encoding TetR/AcrR family transcriptional regulator, with product MKEEKQKVGQIKKKKIREAAKKCFLTKGFQSTTMEDVITEIGMSRGGVYHHYASTNEMLKDLMLDGNDYRNSLINEYLENNRGKDKYQKMGDILVDKSLADTDLMRLYTLLLQAKKYNEDLEKLYQELKLNTTNELSLIAKQLGIKADIFGDGFLVNYINGLILSSEILGARKSYSEHKRYIKETMINYIVDVEKKN from the coding sequence TTGAAAGAAGAAAAACAAAAAGTAGGACAAATCAAAAAAAAGAAAATTAGAGAAGCTGCAAAAAAATGTTTTTTAACAAAAGGCTTTCAAAGCACAACGATGGAAGATGTTATTACAGAGATAGGTATGAGTAGAGGGGGTGTTTATCATCATTATGCAAGTACAAATGAAATGCTTAAAGACTTAATGCTTGATGGTAATGATTATAGAAATAGCTTGATAAATGAGTATTTGGAAAATAATCGAGGCAAAGATAAATATCAGAAAATGGGTGATATTTTGGTTGATAAGTCACTGGCTGATACAGATTTGATGAGATTATATACGCTCCTTTTACAGGCAAAAAAATATAATGAGGATTTGGAAAAGTTGTATCAAGAATTGAAACTTAATACGACTAATGAGCTGAGTTTAATCGCCAAGCAGCTTGGAATTAAAGCAGATATATTTGGTGACGGTTTTTTAGTGAATTATATCAATGGATTGATATTAAGTTCAGAAATTTTAGGTGCGAGAAAGTCTTATAGCGAGCATAAACGATATATAAAAGAAACAATGATAAATTATATTGTTGATGTAGAAAAGAAAAATTAA
- a CDS encoding DUF4368 domain-containing protein yields MRSYEKITALYERLSRDDELQGESNSIVNQKKILEEYASKNNLFNIIHFTDDGISGTQFDRPGFMAMMNGVNQGNIGCIIVKDMSRLGRDYLKVGQCMEILRQKGVRLIAINDNVDSFYKDDDFTPFRNIMNEWYARDTSRKIKSTFKAKGESGKHTGSSPPYGYIKDKDDKNQWIIDEKAAEVVRRIFHLTMDGKGPYAIARILEADKIDIPAYHQQKLGYGLHQSKVFEYPYRWCSSTIASILKKQEYLGHTVNFKTRKHFKDKKSKYVSEDNWLIFENTHEPIIDQETFDNVQRIRGNVKRYPDGWGEYHPLTGLMYCADCGSKMYVHRTSNYKNIPYYTCSAYTKVPCGTLCPSAHRIKAEAVLNLIQSTLQDIKKSLDEDNEAFLHSIQNEMEESEKMEMEKKRTRLIDSKNRLQELERLMCRIYEDMILEKIPNTRYEILNNQYETEQRELSKEIDGLEKAIKRYEKETDRAKKFIRLIERYDNFDELTPTIINEFVEKILIHERDRKGSQTANQKVEIYFNFIGNYEPPKEELSEEEMQKLREEEEKERVRKDRLHQNYLKRKANGKQKEYEDRYKARREEKKQEKLKSLKRTGIPVSEYRKIFKKQK; encoded by the coding sequence ATGAGAAGTTATGAGAAAATAACCGCTTTGTATGAAAGGTTAAGCCGAGATGATGAACTACAAGGCGAGAGCAATTCGATCGTCAATCAAAAGAAAATTCTTGAAGAATATGCAAGCAAAAATAATCTATTCAACATCATTCATTTTACCGATGATGGAATCAGCGGGACGCAGTTCGATCGTCCGGGATTTATGGCAATGATGAACGGAGTCAATCAAGGAAATATCGGTTGTATCATCGTAAAGGATATGTCAAGACTTGGCAGAGATTACCTCAAAGTCGGTCAATGTATGGAGATATTAAGACAAAAGGGAGTAAGACTCATTGCCATAAACGACAATGTAGACAGCTTTTACAAAGACGATGATTTTACTCCATTTCGAAACATTATGAACGAGTGGTATGCGAGAGATACCTCAAGGAAAATCAAGTCCACATTCAAAGCTAAAGGCGAAAGCGGAAAGCATACAGGAAGCAGTCCACCCTATGGCTATATAAAAGACAAGGACGATAAAAATCAGTGGATTATCGATGAAAAAGCGGCAGAAGTTGTCCGAAGAATATTCCATCTGACAATGGATGGAAAAGGACCCTATGCCATTGCAAGGATATTAGAAGCCGACAAGATAGATATACCCGCCTATCATCAGCAGAAATTGGGATATGGACTACATCAAAGCAAAGTGTTTGAATATCCATATCGTTGGTGCAGTTCCACGATTGCAAGTATCTTGAAGAAACAAGAATACTTAGGGCATACGGTCAACTTCAAAACCAGAAAGCATTTCAAAGACAAGAAAAGTAAATATGTATCCGAAGATAACTGGCTCATCTTTGAAAACACCCACGAGCCGATTATTGACCAAGAAACCTTTGATAATGTGCAGAGAATACGAGGAAATGTCAAACGGTATCCTGACGGTTGGGGCGAATACCACCCCCTTACAGGACTGATGTATTGTGCCGATTGTGGCAGTAAAATGTATGTTCACAGAACGAGCAACTACAAGAATATCCCCTATTATACTTGCAGTGCCTACACAAAAGTACCTTGTGGAACACTTTGTCCATCCGCTCACAGGATAAAAGCAGAAGCAGTCTTAAATCTCATTCAAAGCACCTTACAAGACATTAAGAAAAGCCTTGATGAAGATAACGAAGCCTTTCTCCATTCCATTCAAAACGAAATGGAAGAAAGCGAAAAAATGGAAATGGAAAAGAAAAGGACAAGGCTCATAGATAGTAAAAACAGACTTCAGGAACTGGAACGCTTAATGTGTCGGATATATGAAGATATGATACTGGAGAAGATACCGAATACCCGATATGAAATCTTAAATAATCAGTATGAAACAGAGCAAAGAGAACTCAGCAAAGAAATCGATGGGTTGGAAAAAGCCATCAAGCGATACGAAAAAGAAACCGACAGAGCCAAGAAGTTTATCCGGTTGATTGAACGCTATGATAACTTTGACGAACTGACACCAACCATCATTAACGAGTTTGTAGAAAAAATCTTAATTCACGAACGAGATCGAAAAGGCAGTCAAACCGCCAATCAGAAAGTCGAAATCTACTTCAACTTTATCGGGAACTATGAACCGCCAAAAGAAGAATTGTCCGAAGAAGAAATGCAGAAATTAAGGGAGGAGGAAGAAAAAGAACGAGTAAGAAAAGACAGGCTTCATCAAAACTACCTCAAGCGTAAAGCAAACGGCAAGCAAAAAGAGTATGAGGATAGATATAAGGCAAGGCGAGAGGAGAAAAAACAGGAAAAGCTAAAGAGTTTGAAAAGAACAGGGATACCGGTAAGTGAGTATAGAAAAATATTTAAAAAACAAAAATGA
- a CDS encoding transposon-encoded TnpW family protein: MEEEKRVIKEPQHKQLIMDIGKTKYTVNLHFKQGTGETYKDKILKLIKRETEKI, encoded by the coding sequence ATGGAAGAAGAAAAAAGAGTAATAAAAGAACCACAACATAAACAGTTAATAATGGATATTGGAAAAACAAAATACACCGTAAACCTACATTTCAAGCAAGGTACAGGGGAAACATACAAGGATAAAATACTAAAGCTAATCAAGAGAGAAACAGAGAAGATATAA
- a CDS encoding SAP domain-containing protein: MMESRPEFDKITSFDEFTKYYWYREELSQICKSLGLEYRGTKQELNYIIEQYFKGNLIKKSSIKNEKKQVENITLDTPLLECGFSFNAKFREYFAVLTGISPFKFTADMATVWRKVKRENDLSFTIQDMLKVYYGKSDYAKYDNSVCQWNQFLKDFCADENSCNYSNKLKVASILWKEVRNSRNEKIYSKNLLTEYADKIKEYCK; the protein is encoded by the coding sequence TTGATGGAAAGTAGACCTGAGTTTGACAAAATTACATCGTTTGATGAATTTACTAAATACTATTGGTATCGTGAAGAACTTTCACAGATATGCAAGTCATTAGGATTAGAATATAGAGGCACAAAACAGGAACTCAATTATATTATTGAGCAATACTTTAAGGGCAATTTGATTAAAAAATCATCAATAAAAAATGAAAAGAAGCAAGTGGAAAATATTACTTTAGATACACCATTACTTGAATGTGGTTTTTCTTTTAATGCAAAGTTCAGAGAATATTTCGCTGTTTTAACAGGTATCTCACCATTTAAATTTACTGCTGATATGGCAACAGTTTGGAGAAAAGTAAAAAGAGAAAATGATTTGAGTTTTACAATTCAAGATATGCTAAAAGTTTATTATGGGAAATCAGATTATGCAAAGTATGATAATTCGGTTTGTCAATGGAATCAATTTTTAAAGGATTTCTGTGCAGACGAAAATAGTTGCAACTACTCAAACAAATTAAAAGTAGCTTCTATTCTTTGGAAAGAAGTCAGAAATTCAAGAAATGAAAAAATTTATTCAAAGAATCTTTTGACTGAATATGCCGATAAAATAAAAGAGTATTGCAAGTAG
- a CDS encoding nuclear transport factor 2 family protein, giving the protein MDEREKIIRLWFDMWLTQQDLGIDDIFLDDVIYIESWCPKYENRQTVKRWFNEWNTRGKVLAWDIKQFFHKDNQTIVEWHFKNKMNEGKVEEFDGISLIVWTADNKIKALKEFGCNCNNYNPYKESETPLFRDEKVNWF; this is encoded by the coding sequence ATGGATGAAAGAGAGAAAATCATTCGTTTATGGTTTGATATGTGGCTTACACAACAAGACTTAGGAATAGATGATATTTTTTTGGATGATGTGATTTATATTGAGAGTTGGTGTCCTAAGTATGAAAATCGGCAAACAGTAAAGCGCTGGTTTAATGAGTGGAATACAAGAGGAAAAGTTCTTGCGTGGGATATAAAGCAATTTTTTCATAAGGATAATCAAACTATTGTAGAATGGCACTTCAAAAATAAAATGAATGAGGGGAAAGTTGAAGAATTTGACGGTATCTCTTTGATTGTTTGGACAGCCGATAATAAGATAAAAGCGTTGAAAGAGTTTGGTTGTAATTGTAACAACTACAATCCTTACAAAGAGAGTGAAACACCATTATTTAGAGATGAAAAAGTAAATTGGTTTTGA
- the mobQ gene encoding MobQ family relaxase, with protein sequence MAIYHLCIKIISRGKGKSAVAASAYRSGEKIKNEYDGIVHDFTRKGGIAHTEILLPQNAPQEFSGRGTLWNSVEKIEKSKNSQLAREIEVALPKELDREKQIELVREYVKENFVKVGMCADIALHDKNDGNPHAHILLTMRPLNEDTTWGAKSKKEYILDENGEKVKLKNGNYKTRKINTVDWNEQDKAEHWRKAWADITNKYLEENSIQEKVDHRSYERQGIEQIPTIHLGVSATQMEKKGITTDRGNINREIKHQNKILKEIARRIKALLNWIRGIGKEEKAETDNLKSTLPFKENLLSVFENLIRKNADNHNTDLEQYIESYQFLKEKNIISVSELKENIVTLRDKNYKTTRAIKDTEKRIDNKVQLIDHAEKYLKHKDTYTAYTKLKKNKQDTFYNEHTAEIILFESAKKYLKEHLGESKTLNISKWKSEVANMKKEKNSLYNQILEIREEVEQAEKVKTCIEQLQEHSKQLTQVKRNELDL encoded by the coding sequence ATGGCGATATATCATCTTTGCATAAAGATTATCTCAAGAGGTAAAGGCAAAAGTGCAGTAGCAGCTTCCGCTTATCGAAGTGGCGAAAAGATAAAAAACGAATATGACGGCATAGTCCACGACTTTACAAGAAAAGGCGGAATAGCCCATACAGAAATCCTATTGCCTCAAAATGCACCACAGGAATTTTCAGGCAGAGGAACATTATGGAATAGCGTAGAGAAAATCGAAAAGAGTAAAAACTCACAGCTTGCAAGAGAAATTGAAGTTGCCTTACCCAAAGAATTAGACAGGGAAAAACAGATTGAGCTTGTAAGAGAGTATGTAAAAGAAAATTTTGTGAAAGTTGGTATGTGTGCCGACATTGCCCTACATGATAAAAATGACGGAAACCCACATGCACATATTCTATTAACTATGCGACCGCTAAACGAAGATACAACATGGGGAGCAAAATCAAAAAAGGAATATATACTTGATGAAAACGGAGAGAAAGTAAAACTTAAAAATGGCAACTACAAAACAAGAAAAATCAATACAGTGGACTGGAACGAACAAGACAAAGCAGAGCATTGGCGAAAAGCATGGGCAGATATTACAAATAAATATCTTGAAGAAAATAGCATACAGGAAAAAGTGGATCACCGTTCCTATGAAAGACAGGGCATAGAACAAATACCGACCATTCATTTAGGCGTATCAGCCACCCAAATGGAAAAGAAAGGCATAACTACCGACAGGGGAAATATCAACCGAGAAATCAAACATCAGAATAAGATATTAAAAGAGATTGCAAGAAGAATAAAAGCCTTACTAAATTGGATAAGAGGAATAGGAAAAGAAGAAAAGGCAGAAACTGATAATCTCAAATCTACCCTCCCATTCAAAGAAAATTTGCTATCCGTTTTTGAAAATCTTATCCGTAAAAATGCAGATAACCATAATACAGATTTAGAACAATACATCGAAAGCTATCAATTCTTAAAAGAGAAAAATATCATTTCCGTATCTGAACTGAAAGAAAACATAGTTACTTTAAGAGATAAGAACTACAAGACCACAAGAGCTATTAAAGATACCGAAAAGCGGATTGACAATAAAGTACAACTTATCGACCACGCCGAAAAATATTTGAAGCATAAAGATACCTATACAGCTTATACCAAGCTAAAGAAAAACAAACAAGATACTTTCTACAATGAGCATACCGCAGAGATTATTTTGTTTGAAAGTGCCAAGAAATATCTGAAAGAACATTTAGGAGAAAGCAAGACCTTAAATATATCCAAATGGAAATCGGAAGTTGCCAATATGAAGAAAGAGAAAAATAGCCTATACAATCAAATATTAGAGATACGAGAGGAAGTAGAACAGGCTGAAAAAGTTAAGACTTGTATTGAACAGTTACAGGAACATTCAAAGCAACTAACACAGGTAAAACGGAACGAGTTAGACCTATAA
- a CDS encoding DUF3847 domain-containing protein gives MKNIDEKILMTEEEIKQLQNKRKKLISQQKQKERKKRDRRLYEKGAVFESIFTESKDFTKDEFYQLITYPNLKEIVNQKIKKIIDSREESKNQNTENREERMETEE, from the coding sequence ATGAAAAACATAGACGAAAAAATTTTAATGACAGAAGAAGAAATCAAGCAGTTACAAAACAAAAGGAAAAAACTTATCAGTCAGCAGAAACAGAAGGAACGAAAAAAGAGAGATAGACGGCTTTATGAAAAAGGAGCAGTCTTTGAAAGTATCTTTACTGAAAGCAAGGACTTCACCAAAGATGAATTTTATCAGCTAATCACATATCCAAATCTCAAAGAAATAGTCAATCAAAAAATCAAGAAAATCATAGACAGCAGAGAAGAAAGTAAAAATCAAAATACAGAAAATCGAGAGGAAAGAATGGAAACAGAGGAATAG
- a CDS encoding alpha/beta fold hydrolase encodes MNIHEFGKGNEQAILLIHPSVVRWDYFEHLIPLLKNKYHLIIPALPGYDSEDESDFTSIEKIAAELNEWLQAEEIAELYAVYGCSMGGSVALMVTLGQLIPIRHCIMDGGITPYQLPWLVTRFIALRDYLMMMLGRTGGVRLLEKAFATDEYSKEDLQYVADVLKCSSRKTLWRTFDSCNNYKIPQPIPKVDTQMHYWYADGEEKERKLDIAYMNQHFPQTEFKVLPKLGHAGLVLLKPDLFVTMINELF; translated from the coding sequence ATGAATATACATGAATTTGGAAAAGGTAATGAACAAGCAATTCTGCTGATACATCCTTCTGTTGTAAGATGGGATTATTTTGAACATTTAATTCCGCTTCTCAAAAACAAATATCATCTGATTATTCCGGCTCTTCCCGGATATGATTCTGAGGATGAAAGTGACTTTACAAGCATTGAGAAGATCGCTGCCGAATTGAATGAGTGGCTTCAGGCTGAAGAGATTGCCGAATTGTATGCAGTATATGGGTGCTCGATGGGCGGCTCCGTTGCTTTAATGGTAACGCTTGGACAACTTATTCCAATCAGACACTGCATTATGGACGGAGGCATTACACCATATCAGCTACCATGGCTTGTCACACGCTTTATCGCCTTGAGAGACTATCTCATGATGATGCTGGGCAGGACAGGTGGAGTGCGCTTGCTTGAGAAGGCTTTTGCTACCGATGAATATTCGAAGGAAGATCTTCAATATGTTGCAGATGTTTTGAAGTGCTCCAGTAGAAAAACGTTATGGAGAACTTTTGACTCATGCAACAACTATAAGATTCCACAGCCCATTCCGAAGGTCGATACGCAAATGCATTACTGGTATGCCGATGGCGAAGAAAAGGAGCGAAAACTTGATATCGCCTACATGAATCAGCATTTTCCGCAAACAGAATTCAAGGTTTTGCCTAAACTGGGGCATGCAGGTCTTGTTTTATTGAAACCGGATTTATTTGTGACAATGATAAACGAATTGTTTTGA
- a CDS encoding DUF4368 domain-containing protein has product MEEGKRVSPSVPYGYYRNPKNKQELLVDKESAKVVKRIYRLVIEGYGVTQIADILTKDKVLIPSAYAETHYPENNHSSKKRGIEDPYFWTPTTVGYILEKREYMGHTVLGKTISLDYKTKKRRKAKENELIIFKNTHEAIIDEETWNNAQRLRKTVRRSPKYGTTSHPFTGLLICSDCGGKLSYREPAEHKEKKYDCDYCFVCQHYRHRKSSCSMHYIKVKTVNEILLKSIKEITDFAKEEKQEFLKVMNKLSDEKREEKYQEDKEKLEKLSSRNAELTTLITKLYEDHALGKIPVKHFDRLFNTYDMEQQDLEKQIQYFEQEIESYHQRKVDTDKFLKMIEKYTDIEKLTVPMINEYIEKVVVYEATGGRQGKYRKQQVDVYFNFIGNCQVPQKVDIEKMA; this is encoded by the coding sequence ATGGAAGAGGGGAAAAGAGTATCTCCAAGCGTACCATACGGCTATTACAGAAACCCAAAGAACAAACAGGAGCTACTTGTCGATAAAGAGAGTGCAAAGGTCGTAAAACGCATTTACAGGCTTGTAATAGAGGGATATGGAGTAACACAGATAGCAGATATACTAACCAAAGACAAAGTCCTTATCCCATCAGCCTATGCAGAAACCCATTATCCCGAAAATAACCATAGCTCAAAGAAAAGAGGAATAGAAGACCCATATTTTTGGACACCGACCACAGTAGGTTATATCTTAGAAAAAAGAGAATATATGGGGCATACTGTATTAGGAAAGACAATTAGTTTAGACTATAAAACCAAAAAAAGAAGAAAGGCAAAAGAAAATGAACTCATTATCTTCAAAAATACCCACGAAGCCATCATTGACGAAGAAACATGGAATAACGCCCAAAGGTTAAGAAAAACAGTGAGAAGAAGTCCAAAGTATGGTACAACCTCACACCCATTCACAGGGCTTTTAATCTGTTCCGACTGTGGAGGAAAGCTAAGCTATAGAGAGCCGGCAGAACATAAAGAAAAGAAGTACGATTGCGATTATTGTTTTGTATGTCAACATTACAGACACAGAAAAAGCTCTTGCAGTATGCACTACATCAAAGTAAAAACAGTAAATGAAATTCTCCTAAAATCAATCAAAGAAATCACAGACTTTGCAAAAGAAGAAAAGCAAGAGTTTCTAAAAGTGATGAACAAGTTATCCGACGAAAAAAGAGAAGAAAAGTATCAAGAGGATAAAGAAAAGTTAGAAAAACTGTCATCAAGAAATGCAGAGCTAACAACACTCATTACAAAGCTGTATGAAGACCACGCACTTGGTAAAATTCCTGTAAAACATTTTGACAGATTATTTAATACCTATGATATGGAGCAACAAGACTTAGAAAAGCAAATACAGTATTTTGAACAAGAAATAGAAAGCTATCATCAGAGAAAAGTTGATACCGATAAATTCTTAAAGATGATAGAAAAATATACAGATATTGAAAAACTTACAGTACCAATGATAAATGAGTATATAGAAAAAGTTGTAGTCTACGAAGCGACAGGAGGAAGACAAGGCAAATATAGAAAACAACAAGTTGATGTGTACTTTAACTTTATAGGTAACTGTCAAGTGCCACAGAAAGTAGATATAGAAAAAATGGCTTAA
- a CDS encoding SPL family radical SAM protein: protein MHFTKVKGILSSKNGMNLFRGCTHGCIYCDSRSKCYQMNHKFEDVEVKENGISLLEESLKRKRKKCMIGLGSMTDPYIKEELGLNYTRQALEIINKFGFGVTLITKSANVLRDLDLLKEINSKAKCVIQMTLTTYDEELCKKIEPNVSTTKERVEALKILRDEGIPTVVWLTPILPFINDTEGNIIGILNYCKEAKVFGIICFGMGVTLREGNREYFYSQLDKKFPKLKERYIREYGNNYVANSVNNKKLMGVFHEFCERNGIVHDNEAIFNYLGLFEGKDISKQLSFFDEV, encoded by the coding sequence GTGCATTTTACAAAAGTAAAAGGAATACTATCTTCAAAGAATGGAATGAATTTGTTCAGAGGCTGTACTCATGGCTGCATTTATTGCGACTCAAGAAGTAAATGTTATCAAATGAACCATAAATTTGAAGATGTAGAAGTAAAGGAAAATGGAATCAGTCTTTTGGAAGAGAGCCTAAAACGAAAGCGAAAAAAATGTATGATTGGTTTAGGCTCTATGACTGATCCATACATTAAAGAGGAACTTGGACTAAATTATACAAGACAGGCACTTGAGATAATAAATAAATTTGGCTTCGGTGTAACTCTTATAACAAAGTCAGCTAATGTTTTAAGGGATTTAGACTTGTTGAAAGAAATAAATTCAAAAGCAAAATGCGTAATTCAAATGACACTAACAACTTATGATGAAGAACTTTGTAAAAAGATAGAGCCAAATGTTTCAACAACAAAAGAAAGGGTTGAAGCATTAAAAATATTGCGTGATGAGGGAATACCAACAGTAGTTTGGTTAACTCCGATACTGCCATTTATCAACGATACGGAGGGAAACATTATTGGTATTTTAAATTATTGCAAGGAAGCAAAAGTGTTTGGAATAATATGCTTTGGTATGGGAGTTACACTCAGAGAGGGAAATAGAGAGTATTTTTATTCGCAGTTAGATAAAAAGTTTCCAAAGCTGAAAGAACGATACATCAGAGAATACGGAAACAATTATGTAGCAAACAGCGTAAACAATAAAAAACTAATGGGTGTATTTCACGAATTCTGTGAGCGGAACGGTATCGTTCATGATAATGAAGCAATATTTAACTATTTGGGACTATTTGAGGGAAAGGACATCTCAAAGCAGCTTAGTTTTTTTGATGAAGTTTGA
- a CDS encoding ClbS/DfsB family four-helix bundle protein, translating to MPRPTTKSDLMTAAKENYEKLNLLISKMTEEELNTPFDFSKDEKKKEAHWKRDKNLRDVLIHLYEWHQLILNWVHSNQKGEEKMFLPEPYNWKTYGDMNVEFWKKHQNTSLEDATDMFHKSHSDVLALAEKFTSEELFSKGVYKWTVGSTLGSYFVSTTSSHYDWAMKKLKAHQKNCKSK from the coding sequence ATGCCAAGACCAACGACAAAAAGTGATTTGATGACTGCTGCTAAGGAAAACTATGAAAAGTTAAATTTACTTATTTCAAAGATGACAGAGGAAGAGTTAAACACACCGTTTGATTTTTCAAAAGATGAAAAGAAAAAAGAAGCTCATTGGAAAAGAGATAAAAACTTAAGAGATGTTTTAATCCATCTCTATGAATGGCATCAGCTTATTTTGAATTGGGTACATTCCAATCAAAAGGGAGAAGAAAAAATGTTTTTGCCTGAACCATATAACTGGAAAACTTATGGAGATATGAATGTAGAATTTTGGAAGAAACATCAAAATACTTCTCTTGAAGACGCTACGGATATGTTTCATAAATCCCATAGTGATGTATTAGCATTAGCTGAAAAATTTACAAGTGAAGAATTGTTTTCTAAAGGTGTCTATAAGTGGACAGTAGGTAGTACGCTTGGTTCCTATTTTGTAAGTACAACATCAAGTCATTATGATTGGGCTATGAAAAAGTTAAAAGCTCATCAGAAAAATTGTAAATCAAAATAG
- a CDS encoding zinc ribbon domain-containing protein gives MDMKYCQCCAMPMGEGTELYGTNSDESVNEDYCKYCFEKGEFTFKGTMEEMIEICVPHVVEANKDMNEDSARKMMMEFFPTLKRWKE, from the coding sequence ATGGATATGAAGTATTGTCAGTGTTGTGCTATGCCTATGGGAGAGGGAACAGAGCTTTATGGTACAAATTCAGATGAGAGTGTAAATGAAGATTATTGTAAGTACTGCTTTGAGAAAGGCGAATTTACTTTTAAAGGAACAATGGAGGAAATGATTGAGATATGTGTTCCTCATGTAGTCGAAGCTAATAAAGATATGAATGAAGATAGTGCAAGAAAAATGATGATGGAGTTTTTCCCCACTCTAAAAAGATGGAAGGAGTAA